cctttaaagacttttttcacaatttgtttataaatcatgttgacttactttaaaaaatcttctcctttgaaactgctgtatcaatttcagccaaacttaggctaaatgagtttcagagtatctagtataaattttatattttatttccttgtatgtcaagaaacatagctcctatggctaaaatagaacataggagaaaatgattattttttttggcttttgaagaaaataggactatccaaaaaacatttaaataaattgaaaagccaaaataatcattgatgagagatttaaccaaaagaattaaggtgagtgattcaggctcttgagagcctcttgtttgaTATGGGATGCGCTCTGATGTCCCACAGCCCCAGCTTGTCAGACGGCAAAACAGCCTTTGGACATCAGAGTAATCTCAGACTAATCATTATGATGCTCATGAGTccaaacaaaattatgtgtctGTTTACAGTTACTTGACTGACCCTTAATGGCCTTATTTGAGTGCCGACCCTCagccattttatttttgttgtaaattgaaaaattaatagAACTTGTGTCAAAAGCAAAGTAAGGATGTAAGCAGGTAAGGGTTACCAATAGGTTTAATCAATTGCCTGATACAtcccaatataaaaaagaagatgtggtatgattgccaatgagacaactatccacaaaagaccaaaatgacacacaaacataaacacttttaggtcaccgtacggccttcaacaatgagcaaagcccatgttgcatagtcagctataccaggcccagataagacaacgaaaaaacaattcaaacgagaaaactaactgccttatttatgtaaaaaaatgaacgaaaatatgtaacacttttaaacatttcaatggtctgtttaccatgtttacagttACTTGACTAACCCTTATTTGAGTGCCGACCCTCagccattttatttttgttgtaaattaaaaaattaatagaaCTTGTGTCAAAAGCAAAGTAAGGATGTAAGCAGGTAAGGGTTACCAATAGGTTTAATCAATTGCCTGATACAtcccaatataaaaaagaagatgtggtatgattgccaatgagacaactatccacaaaagaccaaaatgacacacaaacattaacacttataggtcactgtagggccttcaacaatgagcaaagcccatattgcatagtcagctataccaggcccagataagacaatgaaaaaacaattcaaacgagaaaactaactgccttatttattttaaaaaatgaacgaaaatatgtaacactttagtcttaaacatttcaatgttcGCAATTGTGAATATGACCATGATAACAGCTGTTTTAAGGAAACTTGCAACTcatatattgaattaaaatctTTGCTGTCATTTTCTTCCCACCaattaccaataaaaatatgtgtgtAAACTCGGCCCATGGACAACTTGGAGCATGGCAAAACAGACCGTACAACTCAAAATCATggcgcaaaaaataaaatggaagtACTGACCTACCTTCCATTTTTATTATGATGATGTAACCTTAAACAGGCATAAATTTTTTTTGGGCCTGATGTTTAGTTTTGCTGCATGGTCATGatggttatcatggttatacattttacatgtagttttgtaaaaagtaattTTCTTTGATACTTTAACAATGTATAACATTTGTATGAACAAATGCAATAGATCAACTAAAACGTTTAAAGTATcaactatcatgactatatttggtgaattttaagataatacaagacttacaaaaacatgaaaaatgacCTCATGACCAAAACCATAGGAGGGGGTGGCCAAATATGCACACAAACATActtgccaacttttcaaaatgctcaTGGGGGTCTTTACGTGCAAGATGGCTCTTATAGTCTTACAAAACCTTCAAAGGggccttcaaatatattctaatgttgttttttggcttctCCATACTTTTACAAACCTCTATAGCTAGCCATTGCAAAAttaatcattttgtttaaaattgtgacaAAATTGCTCATTCAAAAGctccatttgggagcctccatgggggaaaaCCCCTGTAAacagtgacagttggcaggtatgcacCAAACCATGGCAGTATAATCAGTTCGTTGATTGGACCATTAATATCTAGCAGAAGCAGAATAGGATGAAATTGAATCCTAATGAATGTTATTGCCCTAAGCTTAAATTAggaatttttactgtttttaaacatgttaaaggtgTATTGATCCccattgtctttattttttgaCAGGTGGCCTTAAAAATTTATGCTTTTATAAATTAGGAgccttttgttttatatcacattataaaacatgtataataatctcccatacatgtatcttaatCTATGGAGAACAACTAAAAGGTtctgaaaatcacaaaaaaataagtaCAGGAAAGGCACTGATCATGAACTGAAATTGACTTTGGACATTGACTAGTCCTAGATTACCAttgattactctgacgtccaaggCCTGATTTGCCAGACAAGTTGGGGCCATGGGATGTCAACGTAATCTTGGACTAGACATGAACATGTGAATGCAgtattaatttactttttatccaCTCTACTCAGAAATAAAAGTATTGTAGAAAGACACTCAATAAGAAACCACCAGACCTGTTCATGTAATTAAACTTCATGacagcatttatttttgttgtatctGTATTTCAGATTATGGGGAACCTTTTGTGTGATCCTCTTCAATCTGATTGTATTTCTAATGACAGTGTCACACATGAGGGCAGTGCTGTCTGACCCAGGGATAGTTCCATTGCCAAAAAATGGACTGGACTTCTCAGATCTTCATGCTGGAAGAACAATACCTAACACAGTAAGTTAAATCAATGGTAAAGTTAGATGTAGTTATATTACTGGTTTTGATTGTGCCAATTACATGGTGTTGTATATATTCAACttaattactgtgaattcatttatttcgtgggtacctacatgtattttcatGGATGAAGGAAAACATGCATGTTCGTggacatttaatttcatggttttgctgAAATCTTTATACaagcctttagaaaatttgtgaTTCATTGaagatttaattttgtggttagCCTAGCCGGCCTATACCCAcaaaatcaacgaaaattggtatccaacaaataataatgaatcttcAGTAACTACGTAcggtacatcatgtacattgaaTGTCAATGTGAACTGTGAAAAATGATTTTGCtggttattttaatttttttattgcattgaTTTATCACATAATGACATATGGGATCATATTTTGCAGGGATATCCATTATTTGTCTGTCACATCAAAATTCTTGCTACTTTTCATACattgtcatatacatgtattgtgtcatatattttactttatcaGGAAGTtagaaaataagtttaaataacTGTTGTACTACAATGAGTACAAATCAAGCAATAATTATTACTTTCTCATTGAATTTCatagaaatgtatgtataaaattTGGACCCTACCTGTAATGCCATCAGTGCTATCACTATGATCACAGTAGTTGTTAAAGCTTGATTAGATCAAACTCTCATTAACTCAcataaaatatgatacatgttaCAATGGTGTACTGAAACATCCTTTGATTCTTACAATTAAGTGGAAATTAAATAGTTGAGTTAGccatataaacattttataatgtgatttgaatttattcaaattttttttcagaaggaTGGCTGGAGTGTATGTAATAAATGTGAGACCTACAGACCACCTAGAGCCCATCATTGTAGGATATGTAGAAGATGTATCAGGAAAATGGACCATCATTGTCCATGGTAAGAAGTTGGTCCAAACAACTCAATAAAAATTAGGTTGGCAGTAGCTGggattatttcttattttaccCCTGTAAGGAAGTTGCAACAATATTGCGGGGGTATAATGTTTGTGacctgtccgtccgtcagtcctgtttcttgtcatcacaactcctctcaaatcactcaacagaatttcacaaaacctttTTAGATGAAAAGGACATattatgtagttgtgcatattgacatgaaattacgattcaatattttttctaggagttacgcccctttgaacttatttgcttcaatcatgtcaatgtattactgcaacagtttgtcatcgcaactcctctgaaactacacaacagaatttcatgaaaccttgtttgataataaggacatactatgtaaatgtgcatattgacaggaaattacgattcttttttttttaggagaTATGGAGGTGgagtatgtgagcgtgctcactaaggttctttgaTTTctaatagaaatttaaaaaaaaagaggttttagtaaaacataaaaagggACAATAGAACATGTCACAGTACAACAAACATGACTGAATGCTTCACTAAGACTCTAGCTACTCATCCAAAAGACTTTTGATGTACTAAGATTTTCCATTAATAAACcatatgtatgtaaaaaaaatctcaaatataCTTACCAGTTCATGGTGTAACTGTGTATTTTCATTCctgatatatatcatgtatacagCTATATATACAGAACTTACTTTTGGCAGCATAgggtattttcattttattttactttttcaggATAAATAACTGTGTTGGAGAGttgaatcaaaaatattttatacagtttttgttttatgttggtaagtttagaaaattattgtatattttcattatcatgCAGTgtgaattaataaaattgagaatggaaatggggaatatgtcaaataaacaaacaaaaacaccaAGCTATATAGCTAatggccaccaatgggtcttcaaatcagcaagaaaatcctgcacctggaggtggtcctcagctggcctctaaataaaattgtgttatagttcagtgaaaattaTCGTCATACttactccaaaacatataaatgaactaaaattaaaaaaatgtataaatccatgaattttgattttcatgGGTTGaggtaattttgtattttcatggaTACATGATTTCGCAATTCATTATTTTGCCAAAACTTGCATAGTAACAGGCTTTATGATATATActgcaaattcagaaattaatgcgaggttttaattattgcgaaaaatgcgactgattggaaatgcaataatttaaacttgcattttaaaatattttatatgaatttaacaggatttttctcaaaatcgtaaaaattaaaatcacatttaagtccaaaatgacaaaatcacaaaagtaaatgcacgcaataatttctgaatttacagtaatacaatgtataatttaaatgtttaaattcattatattcataaaaattggTATTTCTTGAATAatgatgaatccacagtatttgtGTTAGATGATTACATAATAGGCACATTCTAACACATTAAACACAAGGCATTTCCTATCTGACAACAGTATTCAATCAGTTAAAGTTTATTTAGCTGTAATCTTGTTGGTCATAATAAGGAATCAATGTTTAAACTTATACATTAGGTTTAAAGACTCTACATGTAAAAACAGTATATCTTCAAGAATTTGTCAAATTAGTGAAAAtatacaggggcggatccagccatttaaaaaagggggttccaacccacATTAAAGGGGGATTTctaactatatgctcccattcaaatgcattgatcgtccaaaaaaaaggggggtttccaACATTACACAAAtcttgcaaattaaaaaaatattcacaataacaaatattttggaGACTGAAATAATATTGAGAAATCTTCacataaataaattgttttaagttttcattttggAAACGAAATCTACTTCTGTTCATATAAACTGACATCTGTGAGCTAAACAGTACAAAAGATGTTAACTTTTTTATGCCAACATGTACCAAGGGAAACTCTCATACTCTCTATGAACATGAGTAGGAACTAAATGTGTGCATATCTGTCTATAAAGTTTATTGTTGATTTAATTATTACAAGCTGGAAGTGTCACCATTTTATATCCATCTatctaaatttaatatttaaaacaactattataacagaaaaagtttgattttcatGACACAGAAAACATCAAGTTAGCCTCTTTATTTGTAGGTATGGCTAGTTGCTATGCAACTACAATGGTGATCACATCCTGGGTAATGGATCCCAATGTTACCAGCACATATAAGCACACAAAACTGTAAGTAAATTGGATAACCTTTGAGTAAATTTAGATCTATATGCaacataaaacttttttatttaaaacttgtaaacataagaaaatttttaaacacaaaaaggcCTCATCTAGTATTATAACATAATTGAATATGAgattatatatttgatgaaagaACATAATTATAAACACATGTGcttaaaatatgcaattttaattaaactaaTGCCGTTTCATTAACCATGTTTACATTACACTTTCTTCAGCATAAATTATGTGATCCTGATAGTGGagtgtgttttattttgtagagtATATAATTGAgacatgttttattttcctcAGCATACATTCTGTGATCCTGATAGTGGagtgtgttttattttgtagagtATATAATTGAgacatgttttattttcctcAGCATACATTCTGTGATCCTGATAGTGGagtgtgttttattttgtagagtATATAATTGAgacatgttttattttcctcAGCATACATTCTGTGATCCTGATAGTGGagtgtgttttattttgtagagtATATAATTGAGACATGTTTTATCTTCTTCAGCATACATTCTGTGATCCTGATAGTGGagtgtgttttattttgtagagtATATAATTGAGACATGTTTTATCTTCTTCAGCATACATTCTGTGATCCTGATAGTggagtgtgttttttttgtagagTATATAATTGAGACATGTTTTATCTTCTTCAGCATACATTCTGTGATCCTGATAGTGGagtgtgttttattttgtagagtATATAATTGAGACATGTTTTATCTTCTTCAGCATACATTCTGTGATCCTGATAGTGGagtgtgttttattttgtagaatatATAATTTagacatgttttattttcttcagcATACATTCTGTGATCCTGATAGTGGagtgtgttttattttgtagaatatATAATTGagacatgttttattttcttcagcATTCATTCTGTGATCCTGATAGTGGAGTGTGTTTTATTTGGAATGTTTGTTATAGCTATTGGTTGTGATCAGGTATGACTGCATCCCTGAAActgttgatttattatttttgtgggtaccaatttttgtggatttagAAAAATTGTAGtatcatggatatttgatttttatggtaTACTGGTAATCAAGGTCTGCATATAGACCTATagaaaaggagtaggtccattaagacccctttttggccccaaaatatagcagttttacaaaattgttaaaatgttaacttttagtCATTTATTAGACAGTAGAAtgtttctgctacataaatgtgggctgtttttgacaatacatcgcacatatatcaggtactagtaccattaagtcatgctaaattactgaaatcttcacaattccagcattttagttcaattttagacgtttttcatgtaaaatgaaagtggctgcattcattttcatcctttttattgaaatgtaagttgtgtttgatgataatacataacatatataaaggttgaggatgaacacagatgcggccactttcattttagacaaaaaacatctgaaaagtgaaatTTTTCTGCATATTTAGtagatttttttcacatttgagcttgaatcggatcatttttaatgacttaatcagcgaaaaatctttcacataaactaattgattcaaatgaaatagacacttgcCGTTCAGTGTtcaaaaagtggtcaaaatctttcgtcagatgaacatgaaatttgagaccaaaatcggtccttaccagAATCCAACTCCTTTGTACTTCCTTGAACTTTTAGTGGTTCAGGTATacttataataaatttcaaaaaacatgtttcttATGCATTATAACTTGcacaataaaaatcagttttatcACTTTCACGACTTTCAATTAATTTAAGATCGGCACctaaacaatttttgttattttctctaAGACTGCATAAATTATCTtaatttaaaaaccattttAGACTGATTCAAATCTAAGCAACCCATaatctatcaatcaatcaatttgaaaaaaaaaatatttccagatGTAATGTTTTATAGGAATTTTATAAAGCTAATTATACCCGCTACTATAAGAATGGGGCTATACTGATCTTAAGGGCATCCGATACAGTTTCTCgattaaatgtcatttttataaatttgtaatatgttgTAGGCCTTGGcgagttataaaataaaacacaaaataaaacataggtcaccgtgcttgttttcAAGAAAATTGAGGCTGAAAATTGGGGATTTGTGtaatttggtaaaaaatgagacaatgttaaaaaaattttgGAGCAAATATTTTTCGTCGTAAATTATTAAGATCGGGTTCAATCTGAAGCTGTGATAAGTGacaaaaaggaagaaaaaaaatcactacaTGAGTAactatacaatttttcaagccTTGCTTGTCATTGCGGACCAGATGCTCAAAGTGGTATTTTTTAAAAcctaaaaaaatggaaataaactgTTTCTGAAAATGTCACTTGTATAATTTTTCTGCATACACTGCATTTTTACATGCTTTCTCcaaatccaaaataaaaaatataggtcgcCGTGCTTGATTTCACGATAAACGCGATTTATCCTAAAAATTGCGTCCCCCCTTTGTAACCTCAACGGTAGCGCTAAAGTGCACGATGTCGCTGGCAGACAATTTCGACGTTATCTCTGCAAATGACCGGAGACATTTTTCAGATGTATAAATATTGCTCATAACATGTGTAAATTACTTTCTATaaattggtaaaattgtttCCGGAAATAAAATCATGTGAATAACAAATCCCTCTCTCTGTTTGTGGTCTAAGTGAGAAATATCTTAAGAAAAGTTATTACGGACTGTAACACAGTTTATAATTTTTAcgtcttttaaaataaaagactcGGCAATTTAGAACTTGACATACAGGTTCATGTACTGTACACACTCGTATATTATTTCATACCgtatgttgacctctagatttatttttttttgtttgggggGCTGCTGTTTCATTACAAATATTCCTTAAAATCCTTTTATTCACGTTTTAATCACTGAGAAATCCGGTTTTGTTGATACGAATTAAATGTTAACGTCGTTTGGAcagtaaatcaaatttaacGCGCATTGCAATTCGAATTAGAATTCACGTTAGTACGTTAATCATTTTaatgcgaattaaactaattcgaattagttaataCGAATCGAATacgaattacgtgtgaactcagcattatCCTGCAAACggaacttcttttttttgtacataaattgtAGCTCATAAATTAGTCCGTTACTTTTctcgtatgaattgttttacattgtcatatcgtgatcttttatagctgaatatgcgaTATGGgatttgctaattgttgaagaccgtacggtgacctatacttattaatttctgtgtcatgtttgtctcttgttgagagttggcaattataccacatcttctgttttatgtggtaagaaaacaaaagcaaaatctTATAAAGGAGAAGTCTTCAATTTGCTAAAGAATGCTTTTTTCCAAACAATGAAACtataactttgatttttttttatttggcaaatACGATTGGATTAGTTGCGATCAAAATCCTTCTCTCATAGCGTTggtcaataattatatatatgtacagcGCGTACATAAAATATCGCATGTCCAttcctctgtctgtccttctaGTCCTTCTGGTTAAGTAAATTTTTCAAGTGTACAATTCTTGTTACCTTTCTATAAAACTGATATCGTATGAACACCCTCGAAAATCAGTGCATATCAACTATTctttaaaagagttatgccattcggaaatattgattatattgGAAATTGCATTGTATTTGCTGTCATTCCGTCATTTctctaatatatttataaaaaatataaaaaaaaataaaaaataaacagttgtGCTacgagcgcatgatacgcccgtcgtcttATGATTTTGGAAAATATGCTGTACCATGTTTACGACGGACAGATGGACGCGGACATTTGTAAACCATAATATGTTCCGTCAAAATTTTTACGGATGTATAAACATATTGTTGGCTATTGCCTTTTGTTAGATAAAATACGCGCAACGTGGAATAATTTAAATAAGAACTTTGTTCTTTTATAAAAGTTGTGTCATTGTTTATATTAGCGGCGTTTACCTACATTTTTGgtattagttttaaaatatcattggtTTCTTGTGATGTAATAAAATGTCAATCATGGATGATGAATGGTAATACAAATGATAATTGACATGCAACAAAAAGGTCAGTCGTCTTGAGATTGCTCACTATACGATATTTGGTTGAAGATCTCAAAGAAACAGTAATtcgttttatttcttataatgttATTAGACTGTTACCCTGTTAGAACCGAATGTACTAATATTAATGGCGTAGAAGTTAGCATGCGGGAGAAACAGAAATTGGAGCATCAAAATTCCTCATTACGTTTCTTATTACGGAACATTACACGCATTACGTCCCGGAAAAAGTGACGTTTTGCGGGAATTTAAACGCTTAACGTCGCGCCAAGAGTTAACTCCCTTGAAACTGTATCTGATGCCCTTAAACTGTAATCACCTTGTCTGTAAATCTTTTCGTCCAACAAATCTTTTGTCACATTTTATTCAGATACTTCTGAACTGAATTCAGACCAAATTTTGGTCAGCAGTTTGATAGTGATGAGAACTTAAtaagttttaatattgtattgtaaaaattttattttttgggcTTGCATTCATTGTggcattatttatgttttttttcagatatctTCCATATTAGGGGATGAAACTCAAGTAGAACAAGTGAAAAAAGAAGGAATAAGAAGAGAGAAAAAGTCCATGTTTTCTTTGCTACAAGAGGTCTTTGGTAGAGGTAATTGAATTAAATGTGAAGATTTTCCTTACAAGCACAAATGATCCTGGGGAAAGGCACCTGACAATTGACAACTGGTCGTCACACTTATAGCTACTCTAATTGTCTTGGAAATTTTGAGGATTTAGTGTCAATCTGGTcctgaatattttaaaatctttttatcaaaatgcTTTAATTCCTTTTGGGTGTAAAATGGACATAAAGAAGTTTCCATTGTTCtgaatttatttgtataatacaAACTTAAATAACAGCATTGAGTATATAATGAATAACcaaaatttttttattatccaaATTAATGGACAAATTTCAATGTCTAACTTaacacatttaatttaaaattgatattaaactttacagcagaaacatcatattttttcttgagttatgtccctttgatCATCAAAGTCTCAGACTGTTAACCTTGTCAGGGTACCTACATGTAgtatatatctgaaaaaaatattttacttattgctAAATAGAAGTATATTATATTCAAGATGACAAAAAATAACACACTTTTCTCCAATACTACTTTACAGAAGGTTTTAAACAGATTGGCAATGATGAGTTTTAACAGGCTTAGGTGTGTACGTTTTAGAAATTTCAGAAAAACTATActctttgttttctgtttgtacAAATAGGGTATGTCACTACTACATCACATTTTATACCTTAACTATACCGTGTATATAGTATGtgttctcattgttgaaggcaataCAGTTGATTATAATTGCATACATCCAATCATTAAAACTTTGGTGATTAGTTGTTTAATTTGCAATCGTACCACTTATCcgtttttttatattcagtgCCTATTTTTCTTTGCAGGTCATCCATTAGGTTGGCTATGTCCGCTGTTCACTGAAGCATCGAAAGAAAGGCCATCAAAAcagtatattgtataaaacatatCAGTTGATAAAAGACAGCATATCGATCAAATTGAATCATCTACTGTATTTCCAATGTCCTGCAATATAAGCCCACAGATGAAAGAGCTTCAATAGACTCATGAGTTGTCAATAAATGGATTAAATAAGTCTATGGCCATTCCTGGTCATTACACTGTAAGTCACAGACCAGTTTTGTTTGGAGTCTTACAACCATATACTACGTATTGTATCATATTGAGAaattatactgtggattcatttatttttgtgggtatcaatttttgtggattgatgaaaacttgtaaattttcgtggatatttgatttcgtgttTTTGCCAAACTTTGTATACAAAGTCAATTGAAAagttgttattcgttgaacatttgaattcgtggttcatcTGTACCCACAcaacccacgaaaattgatatccaacgaatattaatgaatccacagtatacagtTTTACTATGGAGGTTtgaaaaatatgatgaaattttAGCTACCAACAGAAATATCAGTAGACTTTTTACATCTGTTTGGTTCAGTTTCCCCTGCGCATATGTTACAGGGGCATCCATTTGAACGGGATCTAATACGAGAATTGTATGGatgtattttacaaatgtaatcATTGTCTGTGATAGCTTGGGAACATGATAGACATGATATTTGACTTGTAGATAAAAATCATTCCATTAGTGTATGCATCggtatataaatgaactttgtGTACCTAATTTACGTATGTTCAATATTCAGTgatatctatttaatttttcCTATAAGAAGTTGTGTGctattgttattattttcttttattaaattttaatatttggttGATAAATTATGAGGTAAATTCCAAAAG
This is a stretch of genomic DNA from Mytilus trossulus isolate FHL-02 chromosome 6, PNRI_Mtr1.1.1.hap1, whole genome shotgun sequence. It encodes these proteins:
- the LOC134721603 gene encoding palmitoyltransferase ZDHHC3-like, giving the protein MAVFRSDPCGIICIIITYSAVFYADYVVIWHLVIPAMSNTLWGTFCVILFNLIVFLMTVSHMRAVLSDPGIVPLPKNGLDFSDLHAGRTIPNTKDGWSVCNKCETYRPPRAHHCRICRRCIRKMDHHCPWINNCVGELNQKYFIQFLFYVGMASCYATTMVITSWVMDPNVTSTYKHTKLIHSVILIVECVLFGMFVIAIGCDQISSILGDETQVEQVKKEGIRREKKSMFSLLQEVFGRGHPLGWLCPLFTEASKERPSKQYIV